One stretch of Chitinophaga pendula DNA includes these proteins:
- a CDS encoding DUF5777 family beta-barrel protein — translation MTILRIAFLCLLSQWCMAQDDLSKMFDKDTPKEHTPVIATYKSTRIIQGHSTEMLKKRELDFRVAHRFGDLGGEFGGSKTFFGMDNSTDIRIAFEYGITDNLMIGVSRAKGSGDLSQLYEGMAKFRLLQQTTDDHVPVSLVVFGNAVVSGMTSSKTVSDPSHFEQFTDRMSYTGQVVVSRKFGERLSLSLLPTYVHRNRVGYMDQNSILAIGGGGRFKFSKRMGLLVEYFYPFRNQESKDYYKTLGKQFYNPLAVGLEIETGGHVFHINFTNSTAILENQFIPETTSSWLQGQFRWGFNISRRFSL, via the coding sequence ATGACCATTCTTAGAATTGCGTTCCTTTGCCTGTTAAGCCAGTGGTGTATGGCCCAGGATGATCTGAGCAAAATGTTTGACAAAGACACTCCTAAAGAACATACACCCGTGATTGCCACCTACAAATCTACCCGCATCATCCAGGGACACTCCACCGAAATGCTGAAAAAACGTGAGCTGGACTTTCGTGTGGCACACCGGTTCGGCGACCTGGGCGGAGAATTCGGTGGCTCCAAAACCTTCTTCGGTATGGATAACTCTACCGATATACGCATCGCTTTCGAATATGGTATCACTGACAACCTGATGATAGGTGTCAGCCGCGCCAAAGGCTCCGGCGACCTCAGCCAACTTTATGAGGGAATGGCCAAATTCCGCCTCCTCCAACAAACAACAGACGATCACGTACCGGTATCCCTGGTTGTATTCGGTAATGCAGTAGTAAGCGGTATGACCTCCAGCAAAACAGTCTCCGATCCCAGTCACTTTGAACAGTTCACAGACCGTATGTCCTATACAGGACAAGTAGTCGTATCCCGCAAGTTCGGCGAACGCCTCTCCTTGTCCCTATTACCCACCTATGTACACCGTAACCGCGTCGGTTATATGGACCAAAACAGCATACTGGCCATCGGCGGCGGCGGCCGGTTCAAATTTTCCAAAAGAATGGGACTGCTGGTAGAATATTTCTACCCCTTCCGCAACCAGGAAAGCAAAGACTACTACAAAACATTGGGCAAACAATTTTATAACCCCCTGGCAGTCGGCCTGGAAATTGAAACCGGCGGTCACGTATTTCACATTAACTTTACCAACTCCACAGCAATACTGGAAAACCAATTCATACCAGAAACCACCAGTTCCTGGTTACAAGGACAGTTCCGCTGGGGATTCAATATTTCCAGAAGATTTTCATTATAA
- the mce gene encoding methylmalonyl-CoA epimerase, with protein MLKVEHIGIAVKSLLTAVPLYEKLLNTSCYKKEAVESEHVTTAFFRTGDTKIELLEATAPSSAIAKFIDKKGEGMHHIAFEVADIHAEMQRLSAEGFTLLHEQPKAGADNKMICFLHPKDTNGVLIELCQEIR; from the coding sequence GTGCTCAAAGTTGAACATATTGGCATCGCCGTAAAATCCTTATTGACGGCTGTACCTTTGTACGAAAAATTACTCAACACCTCCTGTTATAAAAAAGAAGCAGTAGAAAGCGAACATGTGACTACCGCTTTTTTTCGGACAGGCGATACCAAGATAGAGTTATTGGAAGCTACTGCACCCTCCAGTGCGATCGCCAAATTCATCGATAAAAAAGGAGAGGGCATGCATCACATCGCCTTCGAAGTAGCAGACATACATGCAGAAATGCAGCGACTCTCGGCTGAAGGTTTTACTTTATTGCATGAACAACCTAAAGCCGGCGCTGATAATAAAATGATCTGCTTTCTGCATCCTAAAGATACAAATGGAGTACTGATAGAACTGTGCCAGGAGATCAGATGA
- a CDS encoding MbnP family protein, with protein sequence MRNGSQLPASILKILPNIMQRIITSVLYTIITLAIFSSCKKESATPAYNEKKLATLSIQFDNIVGEKNLQLNTGVYTNASGEQFSVSTLQYYISNIKVTTSGGQAYTVPQDSSYFLVSESSATSQFVKVKVPEGEYATLSFVLGVDSLRSTAKVDKRTGVLDPAGEAGGNMYWSWNSGYIFFKMEGSSAVAPGDKKFRYHIGGFGGYSAPTINNLKTIDIQLTAAGVAKVRQDREANIHLMVDVMKVFNGPTNVSIAQNATVMFGDFSKLIANNYTAMFRHDHTEN encoded by the coding sequence ATGCGAAACGGATCGCAATTGCCTGCGTCCATCCTTAAAATACTGCCTAACATCATGCAACGTATTATTACCTCCGTCTTATATACCATTATCACCCTGGCTATTTTCTCCTCCTGTAAAAAGGAATCAGCCACGCCGGCATACAATGAAAAGAAATTAGCCACTTTATCCATACAGTTCGACAATATAGTAGGGGAGAAGAACCTACAACTTAATACAGGCGTGTATACCAACGCAAGTGGTGAACAATTCTCCGTGAGCACGTTACAATATTATATTAGCAATATCAAGGTTACCACGAGCGGTGGACAAGCATACACGGTACCACAGGATAGTAGCTACTTTCTTGTATCGGAGAGCAGTGCTACCTCCCAATTTGTAAAAGTGAAAGTACCCGAAGGGGAATACGCTACACTCAGCTTTGTGTTAGGTGTCGACAGCCTGCGTAGCACAGCTAAAGTAGATAAACGTACCGGCGTACTAGACCCGGCTGGTGAAGCTGGTGGCAATATGTACTGGAGCTGGAACAGCGGTTATATTTTCTTTAAGATGGAAGGCTCCTCCGCGGTAGCGCCGGGTGATAAAAAATTCAGGTATCATATCGGCGGATTCGGCGGCTATAGTGCTCCTACCATCAATAACCTCAAAACCATCGATATACAGTTGACCGCTGCTGGTGTTGCCAAAGTCAGACAAGACCGGGAAGCCAATATCCACCTTATGGTAGATGTAATGAAAGTATTCAACGGACCGACCAATGTCAGCATCGCTCAAAACGCTACCGTAATGTTCGGCGATTTCAGCAAACTTATAGCGAATAACTATACCGCTATGTTCCGTCACGACCACACAGAAAACTAG
- a CDS encoding YceI family protein produces the protein MKKLLALLAASMLTAPLFAQDIYSCRNVSLSFFSEAPMENIDAKTDKGVSAINLKTGNVYFKVPVNTFQFKKKLMQEHFNENYLETDKFPSAEFKGKLLNAPDFSKPGTYEVNVEGTLSLHGVDKTYREKGTLTVGDKQITLHSGFNVKLADHQIKIPTLVIKNIAEIVAVKIQAAYEPK, from the coding sequence ATGAAAAAATTATTAGCCTTACTGGCCGCATCAATGCTGACGGCCCCCCTTTTTGCCCAAGACATCTATTCCTGCAGGAATGTCTCATTGTCCTTTTTTTCAGAGGCTCCCATGGAGAATATTGATGCTAAAACAGATAAGGGCGTATCTGCTATCAATCTGAAAACAGGCAACGTGTACTTCAAAGTACCGGTAAACACCTTCCAGTTTAAAAAGAAACTCATGCAGGAACATTTCAACGAAAACTACCTGGAAACCGATAAATTCCCGTCTGCAGAATTTAAAGGTAAACTCCTCAATGCACCCGACTTCTCCAAACCAGGCACTTACGAAGTAAATGTAGAAGGCACCCTCTCCCTCCACGGCGTAGATAAAACCTATCGGGAAAAAGGTACCCTCACCGTAGGAGACAAACAGATAACCCTGCATTCCGGCTTCAATGTAAAACTGGCAGACCACCAGATCAAAATACCCACACTGGTAATAAAAAATATTGCAGAAATAGTAGCCGTGAAGATCCAGGCCGCCTATGAACCCAAATAA
- the apaG gene encoding Co2+/Mg2+ efflux protein ApaG yields the protein MVKKVTEGITISVETFYQPDYSNPIGSEFMFAYRVTIENNNTFPIKLLRRHWFIIDSNGTHREVEGEGVVGVQPLLAPGESYQYVSGSNLRTEIGKMYGTYQMENQLNKKMLEVKIPEFHMVVPFKLN from the coding sequence ATGGTAAAAAAAGTAACAGAAGGAATCACCATCAGCGTGGAAACATTCTATCAGCCCGATTACTCTAATCCAATCGGAAGTGAATTCATGTTTGCCTATCGCGTTACCATTGAGAACAACAATACCTTCCCTATTAAGTTATTACGCCGCCACTGGTTCATCATTGATTCTAACGGTACACACCGCGAAGTAGAAGGAGAAGGCGTAGTAGGCGTTCAGCCCTTGCTGGCCCCCGGAGAAAGCTACCAATACGTGTCTGGCTCTAACCTCCGTACCGAAATAGGGAAAATGTATGGCACCTACCAAATGGAAAACCAGCTCAATAAGAAAATGCTGGAAGTAAAGATCCCTGAATTCCATATGGTAGTACCATTTAAACTCAATTAG
- a CDS encoding iron-sulfur cluster assembly scaffold protein, translated as MTYSDIVLDHYNNPRNVGTLDSKSNTVGTGLIGNNEWGEVIRLQIEVSLTTRVITAAKFKTFGGGAAIAASSLATEWLKGKTIEEAARIDNMDFVAALNLSPVNLHCSILVEDAIKASINDFLRKNGLEELSVAEIENADIEEEEDIFH; from the coding sequence ATGACATATTCTGACATCGTTTTAGATCATTACAACAACCCCAGAAATGTCGGCACTTTGGATAGCAAGAGTAATACTGTAGGTACTGGCCTGATTGGCAACAATGAATGGGGCGAGGTAATCCGCCTCCAGATAGAAGTCAGCCTGACCACACGTGTCATTACAGCGGCTAAGTTTAAGACCTTCGGAGGCGGCGCCGCTATAGCAGCTTCATCACTGGCAACAGAGTGGCTTAAAGGGAAAACAATAGAAGAGGCTGCCCGTATTGACAATATGGACTTTGTAGCTGCCCTTAACCTATCGCCTGTCAATCTGCATTGTTCTATTCTGGTAGAAGACGCGATCAAAGCATCCATCAACGACTTCCTGCGTAAAAACGGATTGGAAGAGCTATCAGTAGCTGAAATTGAAAATGCAGATATAGAAGAAGAGGAAGATATCTTCCATTAA
- a CDS encoding transporter has translation MMKKTYLLLLILMANMATPAFACDICGCGVGSYYIGILPEFKKRFIGLRYQYKTLRTHLGPGGRTSYLTTDEHYQTAELWGGWNLGKRFRILGFVPLNFNERQNQDATKYKTGLGDIAVVGYYQLLSKQRSLGNNLLIQSLWIGAGVKAPTGKYEPAEQKLSEAMPNNFQLGTGSVDFTLNAMYDVRLQDFGLNTNVSYKINTDNQYDYRYGNKFTANVLAYYKINIARKVTIAPNVGILYETAAKDTEQKKYPVDVSGGDLLLGTAGMEITFSRFAVGGNFQTPLAQQLAGQKVKAQNRMMLSVSYLF, from the coding sequence ATGATGAAAAAGACTTACCTACTACTACTTATATTGATGGCAAACATGGCTACACCTGCCTTCGCCTGTGATATCTGCGGCTGCGGTGTAGGCAGTTATTATATAGGCATCTTACCTGAATTCAAAAAGCGCTTTATAGGCTTAAGATATCAGTACAAAACGTTACGCACACACTTAGGACCAGGTGGCAGGACATCTTATCTCACCACCGACGAACACTATCAAACAGCAGAATTATGGGGCGGCTGGAATCTGGGTAAAAGGTTCCGTATACTGGGTTTTGTTCCACTCAATTTTAACGAGCGGCAAAATCAGGATGCAACCAAATATAAAACCGGCTTGGGCGACATCGCTGTCGTAGGTTACTATCAATTGCTTAGCAAGCAGCGCTCCTTAGGCAACAACCTGCTGATACAATCCCTCTGGATAGGCGCAGGCGTAAAAGCCCCTACCGGAAAGTATGAGCCTGCCGAACAAAAACTGTCGGAAGCCATGCCCAACAACTTTCAACTCGGCACCGGTAGTGTCGACTTCACACTTAATGCCATGTACGACGTCCGACTGCAGGATTTTGGCCTGAATACCAACGTCAGCTATAAGATCAATACCGACAACCAGTACGACTATCGCTACGGCAATAAATTTACAGCCAATGTACTGGCCTACTATAAGATCAATATTGCACGCAAAGTAACCATAGCTCCTAACGTAGGCATACTGTATGAAACAGCGGCAAAAGATACAGAGCAAAAGAAGTATCCAGTTGATGTATCCGGTGGGGATCTGCTGCTGGGAACAGCAGGCATGGAAATCACTTTCTCCCGGTTTGCCGTAGGTGGCAACTTCCAGACACCACTGGCACAACAACTGGCAGGACAAAAAGTAAAGGCACAAAACAGGATGATGCTAAGTGTTTCCTATCTGTTTTAA
- a CDS encoding DUF4157 domain-containing protein gives MEKITCRIKENSWLAKIAAAKLHSKQVALVLGGTIHLYGASRSDLLSNISWLRHEVCHVRQYRQYGRWLFLWLYFVEWCRKGYYNNHFEIAARAAENDPYILEGIHIT, from the coding sequence TTGGAAAAGATCACCTGCCGCATAAAAGAAAATTCCTGGCTGGCCAAAATAGCGGCCGCCAAACTGCATAGCAAGCAGGTAGCATTGGTATTGGGAGGCACTATACACCTGTATGGCGCCTCCCGTTCCGATCTCTTATCCAATATATCCTGGCTGCGACACGAAGTATGCCATGTCAGACAATACCGCCAATACGGCCGCTGGCTCTTCCTATGGCTATATTTCGTAGAATGGTGTCGCAAAGGATACTATAACAACCACTTCGAAATTGCCGCCAGAGCCGCCGAAAATGATCCCTATATCCTCGAAGGTATCCACATCACCTAA
- a CDS encoding cytochrome-c peroxidase: MLSITACSKSDKNDTPPPFEGFRQPANFAAAAYRLSDNNITQAGFELGRKLFYEPRFSRNNTISCGDCHLQAAAFTHHGHDVSHGIDDRLGTRNATPLMNLAWHTTFMWDGGVFDLDLQPIAPITNEVEMDEKVDNVVKKLQASSEYPALFQKAFGNRDITAARMLKALSQFMVMLVSSNAKYDKVMRKEGDVFTAEEQKGYTLYQQKCSTCHQEPLFTDQSFRNNGLSIGPNNDEGRYLITLNPQDKYKFKVPSLRNLAYTAPYMHDGRLLTLNGVLDHYTQEVQRTPNLDPLLQQQALPGISLSAEERTQLLAFLNTLNDRDFITDKRFSQP, translated from the coding sequence ATGCTGTCAATAACAGCATGCAGCAAAAGTGACAAAAACGATACCCCTCCACCCTTTGAGGGTTTCCGGCAACCGGCGAATTTCGCAGCAGCAGCTTACAGATTATCAGACAATAATATTACCCAGGCTGGCTTTGAGCTGGGACGTAAGCTATTTTATGAACCCAGATTCTCTAGGAACAATACCATTTCCTGTGGAGACTGCCACCTGCAAGCCGCTGCCTTCACCCATCACGGCCATGATGTAAGTCATGGTATTGACGACCGGCTGGGTACCCGTAATGCCACACCTCTAATGAACCTGGCCTGGCATACCACGTTCATGTGGGACGGTGGGGTATTCGACCTGGACCTGCAACCGATCGCCCCCATCACCAACGAGGTAGAGATGGATGAAAAAGTAGACAACGTAGTAAAAAAATTACAAGCCAGCAGTGAATATCCTGCATTATTCCAGAAAGCCTTCGGTAATAGAGACATTACAGCGGCACGTATGCTTAAAGCACTATCCCAGTTCATGGTCATGCTGGTAAGCAGTAATGCGAAATACGACAAGGTCATGCGTAAAGAAGGCGATGTATTTACAGCAGAAGAACAAAAAGGATACACGCTCTATCAACAGAAATGCAGTACCTGCCACCAGGAACCCCTATTTACAGATCAATCCTTTCGTAATAACGGCCTTAGCATTGGCCCTAACAATGACGAGGGCCGGTACCTGATCACATTGAACCCGCAGGACAAATACAAGTTTAAAGTTCCCAGCCTGCGGAACCTGGCTTACACCGCACCTTATATGCATGATGGGCGGTTGCTCACGCTCAACGGGGTCTTGGATCATTACACACAGGAAGTACAACGTACACCTAATCTGGACCCGCTGCTGCAACAACAGGCACTGCCAGGCATATCCCTCAGCGCGGAAGAACGGACACAATTACTCGCCTTCCTCAATACTTTAAATGACAGGGACTTCATTACAGACAAAAGATTTTCTCAACCTTAA
- the gldB gene encoding gliding motility lipoprotein GldB produces the protein MQSYTIKNTWLWLICFLWLAGAGCGHTVKAPDVSHIPMTVKIQRFDQELFRIDSNAVGDGLKRLSIRYPLFLPVYSEHIVNLGPYSDSSDVVKHQLRTMLTNRDLRLLQDSVNKHFAKVEPIEQELTQAFKYTRYYLPDFHAPEVVTFISAIGNYGAITADGVLGIGLDMYMGANFPVYGMLPDYPAYMIRKFSPEYIPVNCMLALVQQRYPLAANNTTLIAQMVDAGRQQYFLDKVLPFTPDTIKTGYTKEQLAWCKDNEQLIWQFFVQQQLLYSSDWQHVSRFLNDGPTTQGMPGEAPGKIGYFVGWQIVKKYMDRNPQVTLQQLLEIKDPMIIFNGAKYKPR, from the coding sequence ATGCAAAGTTACACCATAAAAAACACCTGGCTGTGGTTGATCTGTTTCCTGTGGTTGGCAGGGGCGGGATGCGGGCATACCGTAAAGGCCCCTGACGTGAGTCATATACCGATGACCGTGAAGATACAGCGATTTGACCAGGAGCTGTTCCGTATTGACAGTAATGCGGTAGGGGACGGTTTGAAGCGATTGTCGATAAGGTATCCTTTATTCCTGCCGGTGTATTCGGAGCATATTGTGAACCTGGGGCCTTATTCTGACAGCAGCGATGTGGTGAAGCATCAGCTACGGACGATGTTGACCAACCGGGATCTGCGGTTATTGCAGGATTCCGTGAATAAACATTTTGCGAAGGTGGAGCCGATCGAGCAGGAGTTGACGCAGGCATTTAAATATACCCGGTATTACCTGCCGGACTTTCATGCACCGGAGGTAGTTACTTTTATTTCGGCGATTGGTAACTATGGAGCTATCACTGCGGACGGTGTATTGGGGATTGGGCTGGATATGTATATGGGCGCAAACTTCCCGGTATATGGGATGTTACCGGATTATCCTGCTTATATGATCCGTAAGTTCTCTCCGGAATATATTCCTGTCAACTGTATGCTGGCGTTGGTACAGCAGCGTTATCCGCTGGCGGCGAATAATACGACGTTGATTGCCCAGATGGTAGATGCGGGACGGCAGCAATATTTCCTGGATAAGGTATTACCGTTTACGCCCGATACTATTAAGACCGGTTATACGAAGGAGCAACTGGCCTGGTGTAAGGATAATGAGCAACTGATCTGGCAATTTTTTGTGCAGCAGCAGTTATTGTATAGTTCTGACTGGCAACATGTGTCGCGTTTTCTGAATGACGGGCCTACTACGCAGGGGATGCCGGGAGAGGCGCCGGGTAAGATCGGTTATTTCGTAGGGTGGCAGATCGTGAAGAAGTATATGGATCGTAATCCGCAGGTAACGTTGCAACAGCTGCTGGAGATCAAGGACCCGATGATCATTTTCAACGGGGCTAAGTATAAGCCAAGATAG
- a CDS encoding IscS subfamily cysteine desulfurase: MPKLPIYLDYNATTPCDPRVVDVMLPYFTEIFGNAASRSHAFGWTAEEAVDHAREQVARLIGAEPKEIVFTSGATEADNLALKGVFEMYSSKGNHIITTETEHKAVLDTCKHLEKKGASVTYLKVNNEGEIDLKELEAAITPQTILVAIMYANNEIGIVHPIKEISAIAKKHGILMMTDATQAVGKIPVNVDRDGIDLLALSAHKIYGPKGVGALYVRRKSPRVKVTAQMDGGGHERGMRSGTLNVPGIVGLGKACELCMEEMEAEAKRLAVLRDKLEKALLELEEAYVNGSTQHRLPHVSNLSFKYVEGEGLMMGFNREIAVSSGAACTSASLEASYVLKALGLGDDLAHASLRFSLGRFTTEEEIDYTIQAVTAAVKKLRDMSPLWEMFKDGIDMNTITWEHH; encoded by the coding sequence ATGCCAAAACTACCTATATACCTGGATTATAACGCAACCACTCCCTGCGATCCGAGAGTGGTAGACGTAATGCTACCTTATTTTACAGAAATATTTGGCAATGCGGCCAGCAGAAGCCATGCTTTTGGCTGGACGGCAGAAGAAGCTGTAGATCACGCCCGAGAGCAGGTAGCTCGTTTGATAGGTGCAGAGCCGAAAGAGATCGTTTTTACATCCGGGGCTACTGAGGCCGATAATCTTGCTTTGAAAGGAGTGTTCGAGATGTACAGCAGCAAAGGCAATCATATCATCACTACGGAGACGGAACATAAAGCGGTATTGGATACCTGTAAGCACCTGGAGAAGAAGGGCGCGTCAGTGACCTACCTGAAAGTAAACAACGAAGGGGAAATAGACCTGAAAGAACTGGAGGCGGCTATTACCCCGCAGACTATACTGGTGGCAATTATGTATGCTAATAATGAAATCGGTATAGTACATCCTATCAAAGAGATCAGTGCTATTGCCAAGAAACATGGTATACTGATGATGACGGATGCCACACAGGCGGTAGGGAAGATACCGGTGAATGTTGACCGGGACGGAATAGATCTGCTGGCGTTAAGTGCACATAAGATCTATGGCCCTAAAGGAGTAGGTGCCCTGTATGTAAGGCGTAAGTCTCCCCGTGTGAAGGTAACGGCTCAGATGGATGGAGGCGGACATGAAAGAGGGATGCGCTCCGGCACATTAAATGTCCCCGGTATTGTAGGGTTGGGTAAGGCCTGCGAGCTGTGCATGGAAGAGATGGAAGCAGAAGCTAAGCGACTGGCTGTTTTACGTGATAAATTGGAGAAAGCACTGCTGGAACTGGAAGAAGCCTATGTAAATGGCTCTACACAGCATCGTTTACCACATGTGTCTAATTTGTCGTTTAAATATGTAGAAGGAGAAGGGTTGATGATGGGATTTAACAGGGAGATTGCCGTATCTTCCGGTGCAGCTTGCACATCAGCATCCCTGGAAGCAAGTTATGTCCTGAAGGCTTTGGGATTAGGAGATGACCTGGCGCATGCTTCGCTGCGTTTCAGCCTTGGACGGTTTACAACTGAAGAAGAAATAGACTATACCATCCAGGCGGTAACAGCTGCAGTAAAAAAACTGCGGGACATGAGTCCGCTTTGGGAAATGTTTAAAGATGGAATAGATATGAATACCATCACCTGGGAACATCATTAG
- a CDS encoding UDP-N-acetylmuramoyl-tripeptide--D-alanyl-D-alanine ligase, whose protein sequence is MTKHNIAVTIDQLYEVYRQHPSVQTDTRQLKAGDIFFALKGPNFNGNTYAAAALEKGAAFAVVDEAAYYTQPDKMMLVADALQTLQSLANYHRRQLNIPVLAITGTNGKTTTKELVRTVLAAGFKTQATVGNLNNHIGVPLTLLAIGPEIEIAVIEMGANHEKEIAAYCEVALPTHGIITNIGKAHLEGFGSEEGVRRAKGELYDFLRSSGGTVFVCRDYPYLVEMSKGIATVITYGETDADFTGSPLADTALLGVRVTQPSSVGTLQTNLVGAYNFPNVMAAVAVGVHFGVAVDKISEAVAGYVPSNNRSQVIKQGSNTIIMDAYNANPSSMRAAVENFAGIQADKKVLLLGAMAELGGDSIKEHQALVDLLQQHHWHAVVLVGGDFAKVHHPYILLPDAAEAAVWLKQQQYEDAYLLIKGSRSTGMEKVLAS, encoded by the coding sequence GTGACCAAACATAACATAGCCGTGACTATCGATCAATTATATGAAGTTTACCGTCAGCATCCGTCTGTACAAACGGATACCCGTCAGTTAAAGGCAGGGGATATCTTTTTTGCATTAAAGGGACCCAACTTTAACGGGAATACCTATGCGGCGGCGGCCCTGGAAAAGGGGGCTGCTTTTGCCGTCGTGGATGAAGCAGCCTATTATACACAGCCTGATAAGATGATGCTGGTAGCAGATGCATTGCAGACCTTACAGTCATTGGCCAACTACCATCGCAGGCAACTGAATATCCCGGTGCTGGCCATTACCGGTACTAACGGTAAAACCACCACCAAAGAACTGGTCAGGACAGTATTGGCAGCAGGGTTTAAGACGCAGGCTACGGTAGGTAATCTGAATAATCATATCGGCGTGCCGCTGACATTGTTGGCAATAGGGCCTGAAATAGAGATCGCCGTGATTGAAATGGGGGCTAATCATGAGAAGGAGATCGCCGCTTACTGTGAAGTAGCATTGCCTACCCATGGTATTATTACCAATATCGGTAAAGCTCACCTGGAGGGCTTTGGCAGTGAGGAAGGGGTACGCAGGGCAAAGGGTGAACTATATGATTTCCTGCGCTCCAGTGGAGGGACGGTATTTGTATGCCGGGACTATCCGTACCTGGTAGAGATGAGTAAAGGTATTGCGACGGTCATTACCTATGGTGAGACCGATGCTGACTTTACGGGATCTCCACTGGCGGATACGGCATTATTGGGGGTTAGGGTTACACAGCCGTCTTCGGTAGGGACTTTACAGACCAACCTGGTGGGGGCATATAATTTCCCCAATGTGATGGCGGCAGTGGCAGTAGGTGTACATTTTGGAGTAGCTGTCGACAAAATCAGCGAAGCGGTAGCGGGATATGTACCTTCCAACAACCGTTCGCAGGTGATCAAACAAGGCTCCAATACGATCATAATGGACGCCTATAATGCGAATCCATCCAGTATGCGGGCAGCGGTAGAGAACTTTGCCGGGATACAGGCAGATAAGAAAGTATTGTTATTGGGAGCGATGGCTGAACTTGGAGGAGATAGCATTAAAGAGCATCAGGCATTGGTGGATTTGCTACAACAGCATCATTGGCATGCGGTGGTATTGGTAGGGGGAGATTTTGCCAAGGTGCATCATCCTTATATTCTTTTGCCGGATGCCGCAGAAGCTGCTGTGTGGTTAAAGCAACAGCAGTATGAGGATGCATATCTGTTGATAAAAGGTAGCCGTAGTACGGGCATGGAGAAAGTTCTTGCGTCATAA
- the gldF gene encoding gliding motility-associated ABC transporter permease subunit GldF, translating to MLAVFKKEIQQFFSSITGYVAILLFLLANGLMLFVFPDTSLLDYGYANLDPLFELAPIIYLLLIPAITMRSLADEFKTGTMELLSTKPLTWWQVIMGKYWAGLLVVLISLLPTLVYYVAISRLSTVPGNIDNGGITGAYIGLFLLGAVFTAIGIWSSSLTANSVVAFLIAVFTCFLCYNGFDALSKVAVFTGGADYYLQMAGIKFHYTSISRGVIDSRDVVYFISLIAFMLYLTRLSLQRRMWDS from the coding sequence ATGCTGGCCGTCTTTAAGAAAGAAATACAACAGTTTTTCAGCAGTATAACAGGATACGTAGCTATCCTGCTGTTTTTACTGGCAAATGGTCTGATGTTATTCGTGTTCCCGGATACCAGTCTGCTGGACTACGGGTATGCAAATCTAGACCCGCTTTTTGAATTGGCTCCTATTATTTACCTGTTGCTGATACCAGCTATCACGATGCGTAGCCTGGCAGATGAATTCAAAACCGGTACGATGGAGCTGCTAAGTACCAAACCCTTGACCTGGTGGCAGGTCATAATGGGTAAATATTGGGCCGGGCTACTGGTCGTATTGATATCCCTATTGCCTACCCTTGTCTATTACGTTGCCATATCCAGACTGAGCACCGTTCCCGGAAACATTGACAATGGCGGTATCACCGGCGCATATATCGGCCTCTTCCTGTTGGGGGCTGTCTTTACCGCCATTGGTATATGGTCGTCCTCGCTGACAGCCAACTCGGTAGTCGCTTTCTTAATAGCCGTATTTACCTGCTTCCTGTGCTATAATGGATTCGATGCCCTTAGTAAGGTCGCCGTATTTACAGGTGGCGCCGACTATTATCTACAAATGGCAGGGATTAAATTTCATTATACTTCCATCAGCCGCGGGGTTATTGATAGCCGGGATGTGGTGTACTTCATCAGTTTAATTGCTTTTATGCTATACCTTACCCGTTTGTCACTACAACGAAGAATGTGGGATAGCTGA